Proteins encoded by one window of Lacipirellulaceae bacterium:
- a CDS encoding efflux RND transporter periplasmic adaptor subunit, with product MILLTLVALTVGGAFAATKAGSTAASAESEEIETNTPLPVSTFTVEQINSYVRQRDYTGILRESRRSQLGFQRGGEVVELSVDEGDRVEADQVIGKLDTRHIEARREHLKAQRLEAEAILLELVNGPRKETIAAKRAELETLRAQLKVLEKQLARRAKLVQGASVSQEEYETYLHETEAAAARVTMVERQLEELVVGTRQEKKTAQQARLDQINALLEDLDHDAEDALLRAPYAGRIASRMVDEGIVIQAGTPVVEIVDDTHLEAWVGLPASTAATLSKGSTHTLLVDGYSVQAEVSSLAPEVDRTTRTRNVILDLVADAGSGESGPLPGQVFRFAAEQRVEKNGYWVPTTALSRSTRGLWSVFVVEPAEEGTSTAGSRQGKIARRDVELLDNVDDRSFVRGTLRPGDQVVTSGTHRVVVGQRVVVDPASLVKLPETDSPSNAK from the coding sequence TTGATCCTCTTAACTTTGGTCGCTCTGACTGTTGGCGGAGCTTTCGCAGCAACCAAAGCGGGAAGTACAGCAGCCTCAGCGGAATCGGAAGAAATTGAGACGAACACACCGCTTCCGGTTAGCACTTTCACCGTCGAGCAGATCAACAGCTATGTTCGCCAGCGCGACTACACGGGTATCCTCCGTGAATCCCGCCGCAGCCAGCTAGGTTTTCAACGCGGCGGTGAGGTCGTTGAACTTTCCGTTGACGAAGGGGATCGGGTCGAAGCGGATCAAGTCATTGGCAAACTCGACACGCGGCACATCGAAGCCCGCAGAGAACATCTTAAAGCCCAGCGTCTCGAGGCGGAAGCGATACTGCTCGAACTAGTCAACGGACCGCGAAAAGAAACGATCGCAGCTAAGCGTGCCGAGCTTGAAACACTTCGGGCTCAATTGAAAGTCTTGGAAAAGCAACTAGCTCGGCGAGCGAAGCTTGTTCAAGGGGCCTCCGTTTCTCAGGAAGAGTACGAAACGTACCTCCATGAAACAGAGGCTGCCGCTGCACGCGTCACCATGGTCGAACGGCAGTTGGAAGAGCTTGTCGTCGGGACGCGTCAAGAAAAGAAAACAGCACAGCAAGCGCGGCTCGATCAGATCAACGCGCTTCTCGAAGACCTTGATCACGATGCTGAAGATGCATTGCTTCGTGCCCCCTATGCGGGCCGAATCGCTTCGCGGATGGTTGACGAGGGAATCGTTATCCAAGCAGGCACGCCTGTCGTAGAAATTGTCGATGACACGCATCTCGAAGCCTGGGTCGGACTGCCAGCCAGCACAGCCGCCACACTTTCGAAAGGCAGCACGCATACCCTGCTTGTCGACGGTTATTCCGTCCAAGCGGAAGTCAGTTCTTTGGCTCCTGAGGTCGATCGTACCACGCGAACGCGGAACGTCATTCTCGATCTCGTCGCAGACGCCGGGTCTGGCGAGAGTGGACCCTTGCCCGGTCAGGTCTTTCGCTTTGCGGCCGAGCAGCGCGTCGAGAAGAACGGCTACTGGGTTCCAACGACTGCCCTCTCACGCAGTACTCGCGGTCTTTGGTCGGTGTTCGTCGTGGAACCTGCCGAAGAGGGCACGTCGACCGCCGGCAGCCGCCAAGGAAAAATCGCCCGCCGCGATGTGGAACTACTCGACAACGTCGACGATCGCAGTTTTGTCCGCGGCACACTTCGCCCTGGCGACCAAGTCGTGACAAGCGGAACGCATCGTGTGGTCGTCGGTCAGCGAGTCGTCGTCGATCCGGCTTCTCTCGTAAAATTACCCGAAACTGATTCTCCCTCCAATGCAAAGTAG
- a CDS encoding TetR/AcrR family transcriptional regulator encodes MVATLTRKEREKQEREVRILELARVMLRESGYLGLSMDRIAAEMEYSKGTIYQHFRNKEEIILALANDALETRLRMFEVAATWNGNSRERMAAVGAAAEEFVDRFPLHFAVEQIVRSASIWEKTSEERQQMMQSCESRCMQIISGIVRDGLAHGDLTMPEGRTPEDLVFGLWSLNFGAYTIMATSDSLGDNGIAEPVAALRDNQSFMLDGYGWRPFSHEVDYQALMDRVREEAFSDEF; translated from the coding sequence ATGGTCGCAACCCTCACAAGAAAAGAACGCGAGAAACAAGAGCGGGAAGTTCGCATCCTCGAACTTGCCCGCGTAATGTTGCGCGAGTCGGGCTATCTCGGTCTGAGTATGGACCGGATTGCCGCGGAAATGGAATACTCCAAAGGTACGATCTACCAGCACTTCCGCAACAAGGAAGAAATCATTCTCGCCTTGGCGAATGATGCGCTGGAAACCCGCCTACGGATGTTTGAAGTCGCAGCCACTTGGAACGGTAATTCGCGTGAGCGAATGGCTGCTGTAGGTGCGGCGGCTGAAGAGTTTGTAGACCGGTTTCCGCTTCATTTCGCCGTGGAGCAGATCGTTCGTTCCGCCTCAATTTGGGAGAAAACCAGCGAAGAACGCCAACAAATGATGCAGTCCTGCGAATCTCGCTGCATGCAGATCATTAGTGGCATTGTTCGCGATGGACTCGCTCATGGAGACCTAACAATGCCCGAAGGACGGACACCTGAAGACCTAGTGTTCGGTCTCTGGTCGTTGAATTTCGGGGCGTACACGATCATGGCAACCAGCGATTCACTGGGCGACAACGGCATCGCTGAACCAGTGGCGGCATTAAGAGATAATCAGAGCTTCATGTTGGATGGCTATGGCTGGCGTCCGTTTTCGCATGAAGTTGACTACCAAGCTTTGATGGACCGGGTCCGAGAAGAGGCATTTTCCGATGAGTTCTAG
- the metG gene encoding methionine--tRNA ligase has translation MTQRRLLVTSALPYANGSIHIGHLVEYLQTDIWVRFQKLRGNDCRYMCADDTHGTAIMIRAKQEGRSEEELIAAMQAEHEQDFADFGIEFDNYGSTNSEENRQKCHEIWASIRKAGLVKEKKVEQLFDPEANTFLADRFVKGTCPKCNSPEQYGDNCDKCGSTYSPADLIDPVSTLSGATPEVRSALHLFIELEQLHEFLNHWTQSSGALQPEVANYLKGHFLEAKDEAGKIEPLRDWDISRPAPYFGFEIPDSPGNYWYVWFDAPIGYMASTQQWCDRTGENFDDWWKSPDCEVHHFIGKDITYFHTLFWPGMLKTAGFSLPTKVHIHGFLTVDGEKMSKSKGTFIKARTYLNHLDPAYLRYFYAAKLSSKVDDIDLSLNEFIAKVNTDLVGKVVNLASRSAKFLAKTGLSETYPDDGGLFENGVKLGEEIAAAYESCNYSQAMRLIMSLADAANPFVEENKPWELRKDPDNAQRLQDVCTIALNLFRQIVICLAPVLPKLAEQTGELLGEPIVSWDQASKPLVGTPVNKFKHMLQRIEESKVNAMIEESKEENEQDANAATGGDQTVTDPWADGGEALANEPLAEECTIDDFMKVDLRVARIVEAEEVPEARKLLKLRLSLGGGVYKQVFAGIKAAYEPEKLVGRLVVCVANLKPRQMKFGLSEGMVAAAGPGGGEVYLLTPDEGAKPGQRLH, from the coding sequence ATGACCCAACGCCGCCTCCTTGTCACCTCCGCCCTACCATACGCCAACGGCTCGATCCATATCGGGCACTTGGTCGAGTACCTACAGACTGACATCTGGGTGCGCTTCCAAAAACTGCGTGGCAATGATTGCCGCTACATGTGCGCTGACGACACGCATGGCACGGCGATCATGATTCGTGCCAAGCAAGAAGGCCGCAGCGAGGAAGAACTGATCGCGGCAATGCAGGCCGAGCATGAGCAGGACTTCGCGGATTTTGGCATCGAGTTCGACAATTACGGCAGCACGAACAGCGAAGAGAATCGCCAAAAGTGCCACGAAATCTGGGCGTCGATCCGCAAAGCGGGACTCGTCAAAGAGAAGAAAGTCGAGCAATTGTTTGACCCCGAGGCGAACACGTTCCTCGCGGACCGGTTCGTCAAAGGAACCTGCCCCAAGTGCAACTCGCCCGAGCAATACGGCGATAATTGCGATAAATGCGGCTCGACCTACAGCCCCGCAGATCTGATCGATCCAGTGAGCACGCTCAGCGGTGCGACGCCGGAGGTGCGCTCGGCACTGCACCTGTTCATTGAGTTGGAACAGTTGCACGAGTTCCTCAACCACTGGACGCAATCCAGCGGTGCCCTCCAGCCGGAAGTCGCGAACTATTTGAAAGGGCACTTTCTCGAAGCCAAAGACGAGGCGGGCAAGATCGAGCCGTTGCGTGATTGGGATATCTCGCGACCTGCACCCTACTTCGGCTTCGAAATCCCTGACAGCCCCGGCAACTACTGGTATGTCTGGTTCGACGCCCCGATCGGCTACATGGCATCGACCCAACAGTGGTGCGATCGCACTGGGGAGAACTTCGACGACTGGTGGAAGAGCCCCGACTGCGAAGTGCATCACTTCATCGGCAAGGACATCACCTACTTCCACACACTTTTCTGGCCAGGCATGCTCAAGACCGCCGGGTTCAGTCTGCCGACGAAGGTCCACATCCACGGATTCCTGACCGTCGATGGCGAGAAGATGAGCAAAAGCAAGGGCACGTTCATCAAAGCGCGGACGTACCTGAATCACCTCGACCCCGCCTATTTACGTTACTTTTACGCTGCCAAACTCTCCAGCAAAGTCGACGACATCGATCTTTCGCTCAATGAGTTTATCGCCAAAGTCAACACCGACCTCGTCGGCAAGGTCGTCAACCTAGCGAGCCGAAGTGCGAAGTTCCTGGCCAAGACGGGCCTTTCTGAAACCTATCCGGACGATGGCGGGCTTTTCGAGAACGGCGTGAAGCTCGGTGAAGAAATCGCTGCCGCGTACGAGTCGTGTAACTACAGCCAAGCGATGCGGCTGATCATGAGTCTCGCCGATGCGGCTAATCCGTTTGTCGAAGAGAATAAGCCTTGGGAACTCCGCAAAGATCCCGACAACGCACAGCGACTGCAAGACGTCTGCACGATCGCGTTGAATCTTTTCCGACAAATCGTCATCTGCCTAGCTCCCGTGCTGCCGAAGTTGGCGGAGCAAACGGGAGAATTACTTGGTGAGCCCATTGTGAGTTGGGATCAAGCATCGAAGCCACTTGTGGGAACGCCCGTCAACAAGTTCAAACACATGCTTCAGCGTATCGAAGAATCGAAAGTGAATGCCATGATTGAAGAAAGCAAAGAAGAAAACGAACAAGATGCGAATGCCGCGACCGGTGGCGATCAAACCGTTACCGATCCTTGGGCAGATGGCGGCGAGGCACTCGCCAACGAACCGCTGGCCGAAGAATGCACTATCGACGACTTCATGAAGGTCGACCTTCGAGTCGCGCGGATTGTCGAGGCGGAAGAAGTCCCCGAAGCACGTAAGCTCTTGAAACTGCGGCTCAGCCTCGGTGGGGGCGTTTACAAACAAGTCTTCGCCGGCATCAAAGCGGCTTACGAACCCGAGAAACTCGTCGGCCGTCTCGTCGTCTGCGTCGCCAACTTGAAGCCGCGTCAGATGAAGTTCGGCCTCAGCGAAGGCATGGTCGCTGCTGCCGGACCCGGAGGCGGCGAGGTTTATCTGCTGACGCCCGACGAGGGTGCAAAGCCCGGCCAACGGTTGCATTAG
- a CDS encoding trypsin-like peptidase domain-containing protein — protein sequence MVRCTAFLCLLFSAGIVHAQAQNPTPGVTLLQFSSPSCGPCRSMRPKVRRLHQAGYAVREIDVTREPQLAERYRVRSLPTFVTVVGNREEGRLVGATSQAQLQEMMHKSLRIAQARTGNALSERSSNPEFELVGSPQPSRTVPQNRIVDVSSRQGDAANQGATVQQPAQTRENLGAAKPRAAWPPTASSQNANATRISPDQLIAASVRLTVEDRDGQSTGTGTVVDSREGASLVLTCGHIFRSSGGKGPISVTFFQSGPNGAVVKETLPGELVDFDLERDLALVSVWTKNQVTVAPIAPPAVQVTRADAVTTVGCNEGANPTAINTQVTAINRYQGAPNVEAAGAPIEGRSGGGMFNSAGQLVGVCFAADHEGNEGLYAALGSIYAKLDELKLSNVYRNPRVGNMAQLSQEESTPVVPPTQNQVAVAAAPTPPLTIRGQQPTSTSSSTSPNSMTPDWPPREAPVTPEVVQGPAASATPLSQEEQAAFEEIQRLGADSEVVCIIRPKTPDGKSQVIRLENASPSFVSKLREQAPR from the coding sequence ATGGTTCGTTGTACTGCTTTTCTCTGCCTGCTTTTCTCAGCCGGCATCGTGCATGCCCAGGCGCAAAACCCGACGCCTGGCGTGACCTTGCTGCAATTCTCTTCACCAAGTTGCGGACCTTGTCGCTCGATGCGTCCCAAAGTGCGTCGCCTTCATCAGGCCGGTTACGCCGTGCGAGAAATCGACGTTACTCGTGAACCGCAACTTGCTGAGCGGTACCGCGTTCGAAGCCTGCCGACCTTTGTCACGGTTGTTGGCAATCGCGAAGAGGGTCGTCTCGTTGGAGCAACTTCGCAAGCGCAACTCCAGGAGATGATGCACAAGTCGTTGCGGATCGCTCAAGCAAGAACTGGAAACGCTCTGAGTGAGCGGTCGAGTAACCCAGAATTTGAATTGGTAGGCTCCCCACAACCATCGCGAACGGTGCCGCAGAATCGGATTGTCGACGTGAGTTCTCGGCAAGGGGATGCCGCCAACCAGGGGGCTACGGTTCAGCAACCGGCACAGACAAGGGAGAACTTAGGGGCGGCTAAGCCGCGAGCGGCTTGGCCACCTACTGCGTCGTCGCAGAATGCCAACGCCACGAGGATCAGTCCCGATCAACTGATCGCTGCCAGTGTTCGATTGACCGTTGAAGATCGCGATGGCCAGTCAACGGGAACCGGCACCGTTGTTGATTCGCGTGAGGGAGCCTCGCTAGTGCTGACTTGCGGACACATTTTTCGTAGCTCGGGTGGCAAGGGGCCGATCTCGGTGACCTTCTTTCAGTCCGGCCCGAACGGTGCCGTTGTGAAAGAAACATTGCCAGGTGAGCTGGTCGATTTCGATTTGGAACGCGACTTGGCATTAGTCAGCGTTTGGACGAAGAACCAAGTAACCGTTGCACCAATCGCCCCTCCAGCTGTACAAGTGACACGCGCCGATGCCGTGACCACCGTGGGTTGCAACGAAGGGGCCAACCCCACGGCAATCAACACCCAAGTGACCGCGATCAATCGCTACCAGGGAGCCCCCAACGTCGAGGCAGCAGGTGCGCCGATTGAAGGACGCTCCGGCGGGGGCATGTTCAACAGTGCTGGACAACTCGTGGGCGTTTGCTTTGCAGCAGATCATGAAGGGAATGAAGGGCTCTACGCGGCATTGGGTTCGATCTATGCGAAACTCGACGAGTTGAAACTCTCCAACGTTTATCGCAATCCCCGAGTTGGAAACATGGCTCAATTGAGCCAAGAGGAATCGACGCCGGTCGTACCGCCGACTCAAAACCAAGTTGCTGTTGCCGCGGCTCCAACGCCCCCGCTGACCATTCGCGGGCAGCAGCCGACGTCGACTTCAAGCTCTACGTCTCCAAACTCGATGACTCCCGATTGGCCGCCAAGGGAAGCGCCCGTTACGCCTGAGGTTGTCCAAGGCCCGGCTGCCAGCGCGACGCCTCTGTCGCAAGAAGAGCAGGCCGCTTTCGAGGAGATCCAGCGGCTTGGCGCCGATTCGGAAGTCGTCTGCATCATTCGGCCGAAGACGCCCGATGGGAAAAGCCAAGTGATCCGCTTGGAGAACGCTTCGCCGAGCTTCGTGTCGAAGCTTCGGGAACAGGCACCGCGGTAG
- a CDS encoding RidA family protein produces the protein MSHEARISALNLTLPPAPKAIGLYKPVVECQGLLYTSGHGPLQPDGTLTCGRAGDDIDLESAKAAARQTGLAMLASLREYCGSLDRIARLVKTVGLVQTAADFKDQPAVINGFSELMRDVFGEEQGVAARSAFGAASLPGGWVVEIEAVFELA, from the coding sequence ATGAGTCACGAAGCACGCATCAGCGCGTTAAACCTAACGCTTCCTCCCGCCCCTAAAGCAATTGGACTCTACAAACCAGTCGTTGAATGCCAGGGTCTGCTCTATACCTCGGGGCATGGCCCACTTCAGCCTGATGGCACGCTAACCTGTGGGAGAGCCGGCGACGACATTGATCTTGAGTCAGCTAAGGCAGCCGCGCGGCAGACGGGGCTTGCGATGCTTGCATCGCTTCGCGAATACTGCGGTAGCCTCGACCGAATTGCTAGGCTCGTAAAAACCGTCGGTCTCGTGCAGACCGCTGCTGACTTCAAAGATCAACCGGCCGTCATCAATGGCTTCAGCGAATTGATGCGCGACGTTTTTGGCGAAGAGCAGGGCGTGGCAGCACGCAGTGCTTTCGGTGCAGCTTCGCTGCCCGGTGGCTGGGTTGTTGAGATCGAGGCCGTTTTCGAACTTGCCTAA
- the hisI gene encoding phosphoribosyl-AMP cyclohydrolase has product MSDLPAFTDANTLLPVIAQDHATNTVLMLAYMNREAWEKTLAEGEAVYYSRSRQRLWKKGEQSGNIQHVREVFIDCDADTILLKVEQVGGAACHEGYVSCFFRRRESDDWKVEGERKFDPSDVYDI; this is encoded by the coding sequence ATGTCTGACCTGCCCGCCTTCACAGATGCAAATACACTCTTACCAGTCATTGCGCAAGACCACGCAACCAACACGGTTCTTATGCTGGCCTACATGAACCGCGAGGCATGGGAGAAAACTTTGGCTGAGGGAGAAGCTGTCTACTACAGTCGCAGCCGTCAGCGGCTTTGGAAGAAAGGCGAGCAGAGCGGAAACATTCAACATGTTCGGGAAGTCTTCATCGACTGCGACGCCGACACGATCTTGCTAAAAGTTGAACAGGTAGGAGGTGCCGCCTGCCATGAGGGATATGTCAGTTGTTTTTTTCGCCGTCGCGAGAGTGACGATTGGAAAGTTGAAGGCGAGCGCAAGTTCGATCCGTCGGACGTCTACGATATTTAG
- a CDS encoding glycosyltransferase, whose amino-acid sequence MDHPATVVLPIHNGERRIRSLIFKMLEIAETLQCDLRIVIVDDGSTDETFETACELSVAYPQISVLHQPVQRGLGPALDRVRRIVNSDRVIVHDGVSPLEVSELVAMLREDQREKAVATPQSASEARGSRRFASVTALHAAMERAHQPLTAFRWLELGDYLSPRRLTTARIPHGTKAFAVNEGEKSPITTLEKV is encoded by the coding sequence GTGGACCATCCTGCAACCGTCGTTCTGCCGATTCACAATGGTGAACGGCGTATCCGATCGCTCATCTTCAAGATGCTGGAGATCGCGGAGACCCTTCAGTGCGACCTTCGGATCGTCATCGTCGATGATGGTTCAACCGACGAGACCTTTGAGACGGCTTGTGAGCTCTCAGTTGCTTATCCCCAAATAAGTGTGCTGCATCAGCCCGTACAACGAGGCTTAGGGCCCGCGCTGGATCGGGTACGCCGGATCGTGAATTCAGATCGCGTGATTGTGCATGATGGCGTTTCGCCTCTTGAGGTCAGCGAACTGGTTGCGATGCTCCGAGAGGACCAACGTGAAAAGGCTGTCGCCACGCCGCAGTCTGCTTCGGAAGCTCGCGGCTCGAGGCGATTTGCGTCGGTTACTGCTCTTCATGCGGCGATGGAACGCGCCCATCAGCCCCTTACGGCCTTCCGTTGGTTGGAGCTTGGTGACTACCTCTCGCCACGTCGGTTGACAACAGCACGTATTCCGCACGGGACGAAAGCGTTTGCAGTGAATGAAGGAGAGAAATCACCGATCACGACTCTCGAAAAAGTGTGA
- a CDS encoding helix-turn-helix domain-containing protein codes for MEMTNFGYDHTSNGNTPLPSQSSLASEDAILKVVAPPAVTHRLAEVRQQQGVSVRSVARKMGITMQEVRAQEDPSSDLRLSDLLWWQQVLDVPLADLLVDNNAPLSPTVNQRASLLRVMKTAKALSDNVKEPKAKRMADMLVEQLVEVMPELKEVSAWHSVGQRRTQEEIGRIAEKTIPDSLFGD; via the coding sequence ATGGAAATGACGAATTTCGGTTACGACCACACCTCCAATGGAAACACCCCGCTGCCAAGTCAAAGTTCTTTGGCGAGCGAGGATGCCATCCTGAAAGTGGTCGCTCCGCCGGCGGTAACGCATCGCTTGGCGGAAGTGAGACAGCAACAGGGCGTTTCAGTTCGTTCGGTGGCTCGGAAAATGGGCATCACGATGCAAGAGGTCCGTGCCCAAGAGGACCCGAGCAGTGACCTTCGCCTTTCTGATCTGTTGTGGTGGCAACAAGTGCTTGATGTTCCCTTGGCAGATTTGCTGGTCGACAACAACGCTCCGCTCTCGCCAACGGTGAATCAGCGGGCAAGTCTGCTACGCGTGATGAAAACCGCCAAGGCCTTGAGCGACAATGTGAAAGAGCCGAAAGCGAAACGCATGGCCGATATGCTTGTCGAACAGCTTGTTGAGGTGATGCCAGAACTCAAGGAAGTTTCTGCTTGGCATTCGGTGGGTCAGCGAAGAACTCAAGAAGAGATCGGCAGAATCGCTGAAAAAACGATTCCCGATAGCCTGTTTGGCGACTGA